The DNA segment TCCGATCACCCCGCCCTGATCGGAGAGGGCCTGGTTTGCGGCACGGATGATGCCAGCGGTGCGGCTGCGGCCTTTCGCCGGTTGCCGCGGCGTCGACTTGCCATCCTGGGCCCTGCCGGATCGGGGAAGACAACGCTGGCTGCACTTCTCGTCCTCGTTCTGCTGCGCACTCGCCAACCGGGCGAACCGGTGCCCGTGATCCTGTCACTCTCCTCGGACGTGCTGGAGCACTCTCACCTCAGAACCTGGTTACTGCAGAAGATCGTCTCCGAGTATCCGGCCCTTCGCGATACAGGGGCGTACGGGCCAGATGCCGTAGGTGAGTTGCTTGCCTCCCGTCGCGTTCTGCCGGTCCTCGACGGCCTCGACGAGATTCCCTCCCGATTCCAGGCACGTGTCTTCAGCATGCTCAACGAGGCTCTTGGGGACGGCAGCCCTCTGGTGCTGACCTGCCGTACTGCTGCCTACGAGCAGGCGGTAGCCGAGTGTCGCGACGTTCTCAACGGAACCGCTGTCATCGAGCCCGAGCCTGTCACCAGCGGGTCGGCAGCAGACTTTCTGATGCTGGCCGCCGCTCCCGGTGACCTGCAACCAGGCTGGCGGACGTTGGCCCGCCGTCTGCGTGCGGAACCGCGCAGCCCGGTGGCTCTCGCCTTGCAAAGCCCCCTCAATGTGTCGCTGGTTCGCCTTGTATATGGGCCGGCGAACCGGTCCGCCCCCGATGAGCTCACCGACACTGCCCGCTTCCCCGACCCGGACAGCATCGCTTCACACCTGCTCGCCGAGGTCGTACCGGCGCTCATCTCCCGGGACGCTCAGCATCCCCGCACACCAAGCGCCCGCCAGCTTGACCACATGCCACGGTGGCTCACTCACCTCGCTGCCCACCTGCAGTCCCGGGGCACCTACGACTTCGCCTGGTGGGAGCTGTATCGGGCAAACCCCGCGCTCGCCCGCACGCTGCCCCGCGCCTTGCTGCTGGCGCTTGCCGTGTTCCTGGTTCAGGCCCTCATTGACGCGGCTGATCCAGAGCGATGGGCCAACGCTTCGCTGTCCGAGTCCCTGCAATGGCTCACGCTGCGACCGCTTCCGCATACGGTCACCGTCTTCCTGCTGGCGTGCACAGCGCCCTGGCTCTACCGGATCATCCGTCGGGCTGGGCTGTTGGCCCCCGGGGTGGCCGTGTTAGCCGGCTGCATCGCCGGGATCGTGTATGGCAGCCTGTACATCGCGGTCCGCATTCCATTGATCGAGCCCACCTACCCGCCAAACCCATGGATCGTGATCAATCGCATGGCATGGGGTGCACTCCCCTACACACTGACTCTGCTGGCGGTCGGTGCTCCGCGCCCGCCTGCTCTCCCCACACAGGCTCGGCTCAGGATGCACGGGCGCGGAAGACAACTCATGGCCGAGTTGGCTTCCGTGCCTGCGGCCTCCGTTGGCCTCGGCCTTCTCTTCAACGTCGTGCCGTTCCTGTTCCTGCTCCCCCACATCGGGTTCGCGGAGGTCTTGGGCAAGATCTCGGCTGACACCACGCCGCTCCTCTTGGGCGGCTTCGTCGCCGCCGGTCTGGCGCTGCTGCGGTTCATCCGTGTGCCCCTGGCCACAGACGGCAGTGCCACACCAGAGTCCGCTCTCGCGGCCGACCGACGATACGCTGCAGCAATCATGCTCGTCCCAGCAGCCGCTCTGATGCTGCTGCAGTCACTGCTTGGTGCGCCTCTGCCTCTTTTTGGTTCCTGGGACAACATGCTCGATGGGGCGCGGACGGCGGGCTGGCAGCTGCTGGCCATGGTATTAGTCGGGATCATCTTGGCACTATCCACGACCAGTTGGGGATACTTCACCGCCGCTCGGCTCCAACTCTTCACGCGTAAACGACTGCCCCTGCGCACCATGCGGTTCCTCACGAAGGCCCATCGTTTGGGCATCCTGCGCCGCGTCGGGCCGGTCTACCAGTTTCGTCACGCACTGCTTCAGGACCATTTGGCGGCTCACCCGGGAAGCCGGGGCGGCGTGCCGGGCAGCGGTGCAACCTCCAGCCCCACCCGCGGAGCACCGTCTTCCTCTACCGCCGATGGCCTGACCTGACCGAACGGCAGGCGGGGAACCAGGTTCCGCAGCGGTGCGCCGGAGCGGACGAGTTGGAGTTCTGGGCGTGAGACGAGGACTCGGTTGTTCCCTGGCGGCCCGGCTGGCGTGCGGTGCCACGTCCTGATGTCCCAGCGTCATACGGGCGATGGCCGGTGCGCTGGTGCGGGCGATACGGACGTGCATACGGTAGGCGCTCGGCGGGGGCGGTTCAGCGGCTGACCCGTCCATGGAAGCGCGTTGGGCAGTGGGTGCTGTCGCGGTGTGCGTGGCCCACGGCCAACGAACTGCTCGCCACAGGGTTTCCCAGGCGCGCCTGCGTCGCGGTCAGCTGTTGGATGCAACCGGGGGCGTGCGTGCGCCCATGGGCGCGCCGGAGTGTGCCCCATCTGATTTTTCACGCGCAGGGAAACGCTGCATCAGAAAGCTCGCGACCAGAAGCGGTCAATTTCGATCACGCATTGCCGCATTCCGGTTCAGTGCAGCCCTATTCGAGCAGATCCTTGCTTGCCGAGGATTTTTCGCACATCGATGCGGCCGGATCTTCCGTTAATGCCTCACTCTGTTGGCCGTGCGATCCACAGGCGCGCTAAGGTCACGCCAATGGGGGCCCTGGCCCTAAGGATGGCACCAACAGACCAGGACCCCTCCGCATTTTGACCAGCCGTCAATTCCGTGAGGAGAAAGATGACCGACCCCAATGTCGTCCACGGCACCGTGGTGTCCCGGACGCGCCTGGACGGTAGCAATACCGGCCGGTATTACGCACGCCTGCGTGCCTTCGCTGTCACGGTCAGCTTGGGCCCTGTCGTGGTGCTGGCTTTGTCCTTTGTCCTGCCGTCCGCCGGCCAGTGGCCCGCTGCCGCATGCGTGGCGTTCGCCGCTGTAGCAGCGGCAGCAGCGCGCACCTCGCGGATCGAATTCCTCTGGGCACAACTGGACTGACCCGGCCTCCGGGTGGGCTGGTCCGTGAAAGCCGCCGCCAGCCCGCCCGGACCCGGTGTTCAGAAGTGTCAGCGGGTGCTGCCCGCTCTTGTGGGAAACAGGAGAAGGATTTCGAACGTGACGACTGATCCGTCGCAGCGGCCGGAGCAGTGTCCGGTGTGTGAGGGCCCACTGGTGCAGAACATCGGGGCCGGGCGGCGTCGCCGCTACTGCAGCACGACCTGCCGTCGGCGGGCCCAGCGCAACCGGCAGGCGCGCAAGACCCCGGCCGTCGCCGCCCTGCAGGGACCTTTGGGCGGTCCGGTGGCGGCGGAAGTCCGCCGCCTGGCACAGCAGTTGCTGGACAGCGAGATGCGCCAGGAGGAACTGGGCACCCTGCTGGAGAGGGCCGAAGCGATTCGCCGGGAGCTGGATATCTATACCGCGGCTGCGGTGCAAGATGCCCGCCACCGGGGTGAGAAATGGGAGTCGGTAGCCAGAGACGCACACGTCGCTCCGGAGACAGCGCGCGCACGATGGGCACCCGAGCGGGTAACCCGGATGATGGACCTCCACGCCAACGAGAAACGGGCCGCCCCCGCCCGGTGGCGTGGTTCTCAGCCCGCACGGCTCGCCGATGCCCCGGAGGACACGGTCAGCGGCCCAGGCGCTGAAGTGATCTCTCCCGTCGGCCAGTTGGCGTCGGCACTGACGCATCTGCACGCGGCCAGCGGATTGTCGATCCGGGAAGTGGCCGACTCCACGATGCTCTCGCCGTCGTTCATCTCTCGCGTCTTGTCGGGAGACCGCCTGCCGACCTGGGATCTCACGTGCTCGCTGGCGGTCCTCTTCGGTGCTGATCCGGCCGAACTGCGTGTGCTGTTCGAGGCGGCGCACGATATGACGGCGCCCGGGCGCCAGCCTGTTGCGGCCGCCATCGCGCAGTTGCACGCCGCAGTGCGGGGACTGTACCTGGCGGCAAAGTCTCCTCCTGCGGAACGGATCGAGCGCCTCAGCTCGAAAACGGTGAGCGCGCTTACGGCGCGCCGTGTCCTGGCAGGCATCGACGTCCCGGAATGGGAAGTGCTGGCCGCTCTCGTGTACGCGCTGGGGGGTCGACCGCTCGATTTCAAGCCGTTGTGGGAAGCGGTGCATTACACGTTCCTGATGTGCGATGACCCCCGTCTACCGGAAGGCACGGCGCACATCGCCGTGCCGGAAGAGGGGCCGTGAGCGACCCCCGCCCTGCGCCCCGCTCCAGGGAGTCAGCACCGGCAACCGTCATCGCACGGCGGCCCGCTTCCGCCCAAGTGCAGGATCATCGGGCCCCGCGCACTGCGCTTGCGGCCTATACCGCCTTCCGTGAACGCCACTACGAGCCGTACCTGCAGTACGCCTCGTTGCGGATCGGCCGACGCGGGGCGGCCGAAGGGGCCGTCACCGCCGCGTTCACCGAGCTGGCGGTGTCCTGGACGGTGATTCTGGGCAGTGCCGGCCCTGCCGCATGCGCCTGGCGCATCCTGCACGACCACGTCGACCGCGCGCTGGGATGTGGTCCAACCGCCGTTCCGGACAGTCAGGTTGTGCAAGGGCTGCAGCATGACGCGCACTTCCTGCACGAGCAGATGCACCTGAGCCGTGACCGCATCGCCGAGGTACTCGGGATACGCCCGGGGGACCTTCCCAGTCTGCCGCCGCGCTCCCCCGAGGAGTGATTTTCCGACCGTTGCACGGTGTGCCACTGCGATCTATCTCTACACTCCGTAATTGAGGGCGCACGCTACCGGGGCGTGTGGGGGCAGGGGGAGAACGCGCGTGAGCTTGCCGTACGGGGTGGACGTCACGATTCCGAGTGTGGCCCGCATGTACGACAGCCTCCTGGGCGGGCAGGACAACTACCCCGCGGACCGCGCGGCCTGCGAAGAGCTACTCAAACACGTCCCCAGCATGCGGGAACTCGCGCTGAACAACCGGGAGTTCCTGCGCCGTGTGGTGCATGTACTCGCCGCCGAATACGGCATCCGGCAGTTCATCGACCACGGTTCAGGGCTGCCGACCCAGGACAACGTCCACGAGATCGCCCAGCGAGTGGACCCCTCCAGCCGGGTGGTGTACATCGACAACGATCCCATCGTCCGCACCATCGGCGGCGTGCTCCTGGCGAGCAATGCGAACACAGCCGTTCTTCAGGCGGACATGCGAGACACCGATGAAATCTTCGCCAGCGAACCGGTGGGCCGGCTCATTAATCTCAATGAGCCGGTGGCGGCGCTCTTCGTGTCGGTACTGCATTGCATCCCGGACAGCGACCGGCCGGCGGAGCTGGTCGCCCGGGTCGCGGACCGGCTGCCGGCCGGGAGCATGATGGTGGTCTGCCAGCTCGTCAGCGATTCCGCCCAAGTCCGTGACTTCGTCAGCCGCTTCATGGACGAGCAGACCCAGGGCCACTGGGGGCGGGTGCGGGAGAAGCAGGACGTGGCCGACTTCTGCACGCCTTTGGATGTGGTCGACCCGGGCCTGGTGGAGGTCTCCACGTGGCGGCCCGGCCACGACGACGTGCCCTCTCAGCTCAGTTGGGAGTGGGAGGAGTACGGCGGCGTGGGCTTCGTCAGGCGCTGAGCCCGCACCGACGCGCGCTCATCACAGGCGCATGCCGTATCACCGCCAGGCGGCCAGTGCCTGCTCCAGCAGCGCCGGTGTCTGCTCGGCCGGGTTGGCCACTCCGCACAGATTGTTCAGGATGGCCTGGTAGCGCTCGGACTCCGAGGGCTTCTCCCGGTAGAGGGCTCCTTCGTATTGCTCGAGGTAGACCATGTCGGGCAGGTACTCCGGAGTGAAGAATCGCAGATGCACGATCGGGTGCCCGATGGCCCCGGCAGCGCCCACCGTCAGCGGAGCGATCTGGAGGTTGAGCCGGTAGGGCAGTTCCTCCAGCAACGCGATCAGGTGCTTGATCTGCCGGTACATCACCCCGGGTGTGCCGACCCGGCGGCGGAACACCTCCGAGTCCATCACGGCCAGCAGGATCGGCGGGGACACGGCTCGCCGCAGCATCTCGATGCGCTGCATCCGCAGGGCCACGCGTTCCGCGATTTCCCCCGCCGGCTTTGTCGGATGGACGGCCCGGATCACAATCTCGGCGTACTCCTCGGTCTGCAGCCAGCCCGGCACCAGTTGAGGCTCGTAGGAGATGATGCGGCGAGCGGCAGGCTCCATGCCCAGCAGCGGGCGAAGGTCGAGAGGGGCTGCATTGGCGTAGGGCTGCCACGCCTCCGGTTTGGCTGCTTCCCGGACCAGGTCGGCAATCCTGGCGTGCTCGAGCGGATCACTGATCCCGTAGGTGTCCAGGAGCCGCTCGACCTCAGCGGGTTTCAGGGCTGTCCGGCCGGTTTCTATGCGGCTGATGGATGCTTCGGAGGCGTGGATGCACCGAGCGGCCTGCCGGGCCCCGATCCCTGCGTGGTCGCGGCAGCGTCGCAGGTGCCCGGCAAGGGCTTTGCGATGCGCTGCCGGGCCCCATTCTGGGCGGTGGGGAAATCCGAGGATCGACGGCGCCTTCGGGTCGGCTGCCATACGGGCACTCCTATTGTGCTGTTGAGTGGCCCGATTATGGCAGCCGACCTTCGAACGTGTCAGCAAGTGGCCATATCTCTACTCTCGGTCACGAGAGGGTGAAGTCGAACTCGCCGTCCTTGACGCCGCCGAGGAAGGCCGCGATCTCCTCGCGTGTATAGACGAGGACGGGGCCGTCCGGGAACCTCGAATTGCGCATCGCCACGTCCCCGCTGGAAAGACGGGCGAGTTCCACGCAGTTGCCGTTTCCCCCACTGTGACGGCTCTTACGCCAGCGTGCCCCTTCGATCGCGCCTGCACTGGCACCGTTTTCCACCGGCTGCATACCTCACCCTGCCCCTCCGAGTCGCGCCCGACGCCAGCCAGTGGTTGCCCTTCCATGACTGACAGTCGGTTCGACTGTCCGTGCGAATATCGCGGCTCTGCAATTGCAGAGCCGCGCTTGCAGGAACGAGGAGCGGGCCGGAATAGTGACGGTCAAGACGGCATGTCGTGCTTAAACGCACGGCACCAGACTCCGGGGGACGGACGATGACGCCACGGCGTGAGGGCACATTCCAGCCACAGTCCACGTCTGCCGTAACTGACGACCGAAGACCAGAGCTGCTGTTTCTCGGCGAGCCCCTGGCCTCCACGCCCAACCTCGCCGTCCGTTCAGGCCTGGGCAGCACGCCCTTCGCCGCCCGCCGGATCCCTGTTGCCTCCATCCACTGCTGCTACATTGCACGGCAGTTCACCCGGCAGACCGTGCGCCGCTGGAATCTGCACAGCATCTGCGACGACGCGGTCCAGATCGCCTCCGAGCTCGTCGCCAACGCCGTCCGCCACGGCCGGCCCGACACGGACACGACGGACGATCCGCAAGCCGGGGTATGGCTGGCCTTGGCCCTGCGCCCGCACACTCTCCTGTGCGTCGTCCGCGATCCCAGCCAACTCCGCCCCAGACTCACCGCTCCTCAGCCCCTGGCCGAACGCCACCGCGGCCTGCCCATCGTGAACGCCCTCAGCAACACCTGGGGCTGGACCACAGACGCTCAAGCCCGGGGGAAATCCGTCTGGGCGCGGGTGACACTGCCCGCCGCGTAAGCCGTGACCGCGGTCCAGAACGTTTGCGGGATCTGGATGTAGCGGTGCAGCAGCACACCGAGGTCGCTGGTCTCCTTCTCCTTCTTCGCGGCCGCGCCCGGGGCGGTCCAGGACTCTCCGCGGCCGTTCTCGTCCAGGACGGTGACGAGGCTGAGTCGGCCAGTGCGCCGCACGTCGATGAAGCGGTGCTCCTCCAGCCAGGCCTGTGCGTCTGGCTTCGATCACTTCTTGCGACAGCGTTTGTTGACGAGTTCTGACGTCGTCGTCCGGCCGAAGACTCCGCGGTTCGTCACGAGTTTTGAAGGCACCTGCCCATGCAGCCGAGTCGTGTCGGCGGCTCGCAACAGGGCTGCCACAAGGTTTCAAGATCGCTTGACCTTGCCCCAGAGGGAAGGGCGACAGTGTCTCCGTAGATCACACGAGCGAGCGGTGTGCGCTCGCCAGCCGGGCTGGACGAAGAGGGGGAGTTCGAGTGACGGCGACCTGCGTCATTCTCGATATCGGTGGCGTGCTGGAGATCACGCCGGAAACGGGGTGTGTGCAGCGGTGGGAAGAGCGGCTGGGGTTGCCGTTCGGCACTGTGCATGAGCGGATGCGCGACGTGTGGCAAGCCGGGAGCGTCGGGAGTATCAGTGAACGAGAGGTTCACGAGCAGGTGGCAGCACGCTTGGGGCTCGACGCGCCCCAGGTTGAAGCCTTCATGGCTGATCTCTGGGCGGAGTACCTGGGAACGCCTAACGAGGAGCTCATCGCTTACGTGCGTGGGCTGCGAGGAAGCTGCAGGCTGGGCATCCTAAGTAACAGCTTCGTTGGTGCCCGGGAACGGGAGACCGCGCTGTATCACTTCGACGAACTGGTCGAGCAAATCGTGTACTCGCACGAGATCGGCATCGAGAAGCCGGACCCGCGTGCCTTCGAGACCGTATGTGCCAGCCTGGAGGTGCGGCCGGAGAGCTGTCTGTTCATCGACGATCTCGCAGTAAATGTTGAGGCTGCTCAGGCGGCGGGCATGCAGGCGCATCTGTTCCAGGACAATGCCCGGACGATTACGCGCATCGCAGCTCATCTGGACGCTGGTCCCCGGGTTGGAGGGCCTGTTCCGCTCGGATGATGTCGGCCTGGCCGACCTTTAACGGTTGCCGGCCAGGCGGTGGAGCGGTTGATCAGCCCGCTTCTGCGTGTTCGGCACGGGCTCGGGTGCTGGCCAGGCGGTAGGAGTCGGTTCCGGTCTCGATGATGGTGCCGTTGAAGGTGAGCCGGTCGACGATGGCGGCGCAGAGACGGGGGTCGGTGAAGGTCTTCGTCCAGCCTCCGAACGACTCGTTTGAGGCGATGGCGACGCTGTTCTTCTCCTCCCGCTCGGTCAGAACCTGGAACAGCAGCTCGGCGCCGTGCCGGTCCAGTTCCATGTACCCGAGCTCGTCGATACACAAAAGGTCGACGCGGCCGTAGCGGGCGATGGTCTTGTTCAACTGCTTCTCGTCGGCGGCTTCAACCAGCTCGTTCACCAGCTTGGTGGCGAGCGTGTAGCGGACGCGGTAGCCCTTCATGGCGGCCTCGGTGCCCAGGGCGATGAGCATGTGGGACTTGCCGGTGCCGGAGTCGCCGATCAGGCAGAGCGGCTGTCCCTTCTTGATCCACTCGCAGCTGGCGAGGGTGTTGATGGTGGCCGCGTCGACGTTGGGGTTGGCGTCGAAGTCGAAGGCCCGTAGTGACTTCTCCCTCGGGAACCCGGCCGCCTTGATCCGCCGTTCCGAGCGTCGGCGGGCCCGGTCGTCGCACTCCGCCATCAGCAGCTCGGCGAGGAAGCCGCGGTAGGTCATCTGGTCCTTGGCGGCCCGGTCGGCGATGTCGGCGAACTCGTTGCGGATCGACGGCAGCCGCAGCAGACGGCAGGCGGTGTCGATGGCGGTGGTCGCGGCTTGCTCGGTCAGTCCTCGCTGGCGAGGCTGGGTCACTGTGCTTCTCCCTCTCGGTGGTCACCGCCGCTGGCGCGACGTCGGAGCAACTGGTCGTAGGGCGTCACCGAGGGCAGTGGCCTGGTGTCCGGCGGCAGGTGGTTCAGCTTCCACTCGTGCAGGAACGTCACGGTCGCCGGCGGCTGCCCGGTGGCCAGCGCAGACGAGATGGCTGGACTGGGTTCATCCTCGGTCTGGGCGGCTTTGCGGGCCTCCAGGGCGACCGCGTCCGCGGTCAGGGCCCCGGACCGCAACGCGGTCGCCAGACCGGCGACCAGGTACTCGTGTGGGATGTGCCGGGCCATCAGGAGCACCTCGATCAAGGCCCGGGTGCCCTCGGTGTCGCCGTGTGCCTTGACCGCTGCGGCCCACCAGGCGTCATGGACAGGGGTGAACTTGCCGGCGGAGCGGGCCTGCTCGAGTGCGGTCGCGCCGGGAAAGGCGCCTGGCTTGCGGATCAGGGCTTCGAGGTAGTGGTCCAGTTCCAGGCGGCAGCTGCCCTTGGCGATCAGCCGCTCATGGCGGGCCACTTCCACATTCTTGTCGTAAACCACCAGGTGAGAGGCGTGCAGCATCACCTTGACCCGCTTGCCGATCAGCCTCACCGGCACCGAGTAGCGGTTGGTGCGGACCGCGATCTGGCTGTAGCGGTCGACGCGAGGCGTGAACACCCGCCCGGTCTCAAAAGGTTCCTCGGGCAGGGGCATCAGCAGCGGCCGCTCGACCTCGAAGTACTCGTCGATCGTTCGCGGCCGGGACCCGATCCGGCGCCGGCCGTCGTGCTGGTCCCACTGCTCGACCAGCTCGTTCAGCTCCGACAACGAGGCGACCTCGGGAACCGGGGTGAAGTGGTTGCGCCGGAAATAGCCGATCTGCCCCTCGACCCCGCCCTTCTCGTGGGCGCCGTCGATGCCGGGCCGGCAGTAGAAGCTCTCGAGCCCGAAGTGCGACTTGAAGGCGATCCACCGGTCGGTCTCCACCCTCGCCCGGCTCAGCCCCAGCACGCGGGCGACCGCAGCCTTCAGGTTGTCGTAGCGGACCTTGCTCCGTGGGACACCGCCCAGCATCCGCAGGGCGTGCACGTGCCCTTCGAAGAAGGCTTCCTGGCCGCAGGAGGCGAAGACGCGGTGGACGGCCTTGCCCGAGTACGACAGACGGAAGGAGAACAGGTAGCAGGTGACCAGTTCGCCGGCGAGGCGCACGCTGACGTCGCCGAAGTCGACCTCGGCCTCCATGCCCGGCTGGTGGGTCTGGGGCACGAACGCTTCCAGCGGGGCCTTGCCCGACTCCACCAGGATCCGAGGCTTCCGGTCCGCGACATAGCGCCGCACCATCTGGTAGGACACGTCGGCGCCGTGCTCTTCGACCAGGCGGTGGAAGAGCCGCGTGACCGTGTGCCGCTGCTTGCGCGGCGCATCCAGGTCCGCCCGCAGGATCCCGTCGATCACCGCCTTGTACGGGTCCAGCGCGGTCGGGCGCGGCGGCAGCTTCTTCCGAGGCTCCGGCCAGACCGAGTCCACGGCCCTGCGGACCGTCCGCCACGACACGTTGTACTTGCGCTCGATCTCCCGCATCGTCATGCCGCCGCGGTGGTCGCGCCGGATCGCGGCGTACAGCTCGACCTTCGACATCTGCGGCATGACCAGGGCCTTTCACCAGG comes from the Streptomyces sp. DT2A-34 genome and includes:
- a CDS encoding NACHT domain-containing protein, which gives rise to MWARQNSGTQVPPTGEQLDAAEHALGRAVEHVWAREVALRQLEDPRPLEVRWNDTPRGLSDHPALIGEGLVCGTDDASGAAAAFRRLPRRRLAILGPAGSGKTTLAALLVLVLLRTRQPGEPVPVILSLSSDVLEHSHLRTWLLQKIVSEYPALRDTGAYGPDAVGELLASRRVLPVLDGLDEIPSRFQARVFSMLNEALGDGSPLVLTCRTAAYEQAVAECRDVLNGTAVIEPEPVTSGSAADFLMLAAAPGDLQPGWRTLARRLRAEPRSPVALALQSPLNVSLVRLVYGPANRSAPDELTDTARFPDPDSIASHLLAEVVPALISRDAQHPRTPSARQLDHMPRWLTHLAAHLQSRGTYDFAWWELYRANPALARTLPRALLLALAVFLVQALIDAADPERWANASLSESLQWLTLRPLPHTVTVFLLACTAPWLYRIIRRAGLLAPGVAVLAGCIAGIVYGSLYIAVRIPLIEPTYPPNPWIVINRMAWGALPYTLTLLAVGAPRPPALPTQARLRMHGRGRQLMAELASVPAASVGLGLLFNVVPFLFLLPHIGFAEVLGKISADTTPLLLGGFVAAGLALLRFIRVPLATDGSATPESALAADRRYAAAIMLVPAAALMLLQSLLGAPLPLFGSWDNMLDGARTAGWQLLAMVLVGIILALSTTSWGYFTAARLQLFTRKRLPLRTMRFLTKAHRLGILRRVGPVYQFRHALLQDHLAAHPGSRGGVPGSGATSSPTRGAPSSSTADGLT
- a CDS encoding helix-turn-helix transcriptional regulator, whose amino-acid sequence is MTTDPSQRPEQCPVCEGPLVQNIGAGRRRRYCSTTCRRRAQRNRQARKTPAVAALQGPLGGPVAAEVRRLAQQLLDSEMRQEELGTLLERAEAIRRELDIYTAAAVQDARHRGEKWESVARDAHVAPETARARWAPERVTRMMDLHANEKRAAPARWRGSQPARLADAPEDTVSGPGAEVISPVGQLASALTHLHAASGLSIREVADSTMLSPSFISRVLSGDRLPTWDLTCSLAVLFGADPAELRVLFEAAHDMTAPGRQPVAAAIAQLHAAVRGLYLAAKSPPAERIERLSSKTVSALTARRVLAGIDVPEWEVLAALVYALGGRPLDFKPLWEAVHYTFLMCDDPRLPEGTAHIAVPEEGP
- a CDS encoding SAM-dependent methyltransferase, whose translation is MSLPYGVDVTIPSVARMYDSLLGGQDNYPADRAACEELLKHVPSMRELALNNREFLRRVVHVLAAEYGIRQFIDHGSGLPTQDNVHEIAQRVDPSSRVVYIDNDPIVRTIGGVLLASNANTAVLQADMRDTDEIFASEPVGRLINLNEPVAALFVSVLHCIPDSDRPAELVARVADRLPAGSMMVVCQLVSDSAQVRDFVSRFMDEQTQGHWGRVREKQDVADFCTPLDVVDPGLVEVSTWRPGHDDVPSQLSWEWEEYGGVGFVRR
- a CDS encoding helix-turn-helix transcriptional regulator, translating into MAADPKAPSILGFPHRPEWGPAAHRKALAGHLRRCRDHAGIGARQAARCIHASEASISRIETGRTALKPAEVERLLDTYGISDPLEHARIADLVREAAKPEAWQPYANAAPLDLRPLLGMEPAARRIISYEPQLVPGWLQTEEYAEIVIRAVHPTKPAGEIAERVALRMQRIEMLRRAVSPPILLAVMDSEVFRRRVGTPGVMYRQIKHLIALLEELPYRLNLQIAPLTVGAAGAIGHPIVHLRFFTPEYLPDMVYLEQYEGALYREKPSESERYQAILNNLCGVANPAEQTPALLEQALAAWR
- a CDS encoding DUF397 domain-containing protein, which codes for MQPVENGASAGAIEGARWRKSRHSGGNGNCVELARLSSGDVAMRNSRFPDGPVLVYTREEIAAFLGGVKDGEFDFTLS
- a CDS encoding ATP-binding protein, whose product is MTPRREGTFQPQSTSAVTDDRRPELLFLGEPLASTPNLAVRSGLGSTPFAARRIPVASIHCCYIARQFTRQTVRRWNLHSICDDAVQIASELVANAVRHGRPDTDTTDDPQAGVWLALALRPHTLLCVVRDPSQLRPRLTAPQPLAERHRGLPIVNALSNTWGWTTDAQARGKSVWARVTLPAA
- a CDS encoding HAD family phosphatase — encoded protein: MTATCVILDIGGVLEITPETGCVQRWEERLGLPFGTVHERMRDVWQAGSVGSISEREVHEQVAARLGLDAPQVEAFMADLWAEYLGTPNEELIAYVRGLRGSCRLGILSNSFVGARERETALYHFDELVEQIVYSHEIGIEKPDPRAFETVCASLEVRPESCLFIDDLAVNVEAAQAAGMQAHLFQDNARTITRIAAHLDAGPRVGGPVPLG
- the istB gene encoding IS21-like element helper ATPase IstB, with the protein product MTQPRQRGLTEQAATTAIDTACRLLRLPSIRNEFADIADRAAKDQMTYRGFLAELLMAECDDRARRRSERRIKAAGFPREKSLRAFDFDANPNVDAATINTLASCEWIKKGQPLCLIGDSGTGKSHMLIALGTEAAMKGYRVRYTLATKLVNELVEAADEKQLNKTIARYGRVDLLCIDELGYMELDRHGAELLFQVLTEREEKNSVAIASNESFGGWTKTFTDPRLCAAIVDRLTFNGTIIETGTDSYRLASTRARAEHAEAG
- the istA gene encoding IS21 family transposase, producing the protein MSKVELYAAIRRDHRGGMTMREIERKYNVSWRTVRRAVDSVWPEPRKKLPPRPTALDPYKAVIDGILRADLDAPRKQRHTVTRLFHRLVEEHGADVSYQMVRRYVADRKPRILVESGKAPLEAFVPQTHQPGMEAEVDFGDVSVRLAGELVTCYLFSFRLSYSGKAVHRVFASCGQEAFFEGHVHALRMLGGVPRSKVRYDNLKAAVARVLGLSRARVETDRWIAFKSHFGLESFYCRPGIDGAHEKGGVEGQIGYFRRNHFTPVPEVASLSELNELVEQWDQHDGRRRIGSRPRTIDEYFEVERPLLMPLPEEPFETGRVFTPRVDRYSQIAVRTNRYSVPVRLIGKRVKVMLHASHLVVYDKNVEVARHERLIAKGSCRLELDHYLEALIRKPGAFPGATALEQARSAGKFTPVHDAWWAAAVKAHGDTEGTRALIEVLLMARHIPHEYLVAGLATALRSGALTADAVALEARKAAQTEDEPSPAISSALATGQPPATVTFLHEWKLNHLPPDTRPLPSVTPYDQLLRRRASGGDHREGEAQ